The proteins below are encoded in one region of Drosophila santomea strain STO CAGO 1482 chromosome 3R, Prin_Dsan_1.1, whole genome shotgun sequence:
- the LOC120454266 gene encoding membrane-bound alkaline phosphatase — translation MFRLLNALLIAIVLVALPAWSAPECGRTPEECKERRMHPDMPEPELHGKAFRVIDGEETNSYWRQQGVEFVQQKLASEPNKRQAKNVILFLGDGMGVTTTSAARNLLGGEEKSLSFENFPYTGLSKTYSVDKIVPDSACTATAYLCGVKGQEGTIGVNGQVPRTDCKVMLDESTHVDSIAKWAMEAGKWAGLVTTTRVTHASPSGVYAHIAERDWENDAEVSSDCGAGSGIDDIAYQLARGEVGSKLKVILGGGRKNFVDSSLESWGKRTDGLNLIDEFKSASEKNVYVTTAEELAAVDVTKTDRLLGLFNDDHLQYLMETTVESSQPTLEQMTRKAIEYMSQNEQGYFLFIEGGRIDQAHHINQARMALNETIEFSKAIAAAQELTSEDDTLLVVTADHSHVFTYAGYSYRGADVFGKTPANGHDGKPYMVLSYANGPSYENFYDAETKERKDPTTVVKGAHDDEFPSGVPIDMDSHGGDDVPVYALGPWAHLFTGVYEQSTIPHLMAYASCVGEGHTMCK, via the exons ATGTTCCGCCTGCTGAACGCACTACTGATCGCCATCGTGCTGGTGGCCCTTCCCGCTTGGTCGGCTCCGGAATGCGGCCGTACTCCGGAGGAGTGCAAGGAGCGCAGGATGCATCCGGATATGCCGGAACCGGAACTGCATGGCAAGGCCTTCCGGGTTATTGATGGCGAGGAGACCAACTCATACTGGCGCCAACAGGGAGTGGAGTTTGTCCAACAGAAGTTGGCTTCTGAGCCGAATAAGCGCCAGGCCAAGAACGTGATCCTCTTCCTCGGCGATGGTATGGGTGTGACCACCACGTCAGCGGCTCGCAATCTCTTGGGCGGCGAGGAGAAGTCCCTCTCCTTCGAGAACTTCCCCTACACGGGCCTCTCAAAGACCTATTCCGTGGATAAGATTGTGCCCGACTCCGCATGCACTGCCACTGCCTATTTGTGTGGCGTGAAAGGTCAGGAGGGAACCATCGGCGTGAACGGCCAGGTGCCCCGCACCGACTGCAAGGTCATGCTGGACGAGAGCACCCACGTCGACTCCATTGCCAAGTGGGCCATGGAGGCGGGCAAGTGGGCGGGTCTGGTGACCACCACCCGCGTCACCCACGCCTCGCCCTCTGGAGTGTACGCCCACATCGCCGAACGCGACTGGGAAAACGATGCGGAGGTGTCTAGCGACTGTGGAGCAGGCTCCGGAATTGATGACATTGCCTATCAACTGGCCCGCGGCGAGGTGGGTAGCAAGCTGAAGGTGATCCTGGGCGGCGGACGCAAGAACTTTGTGGACTCCAGTCTTGAATCGTGGGGCAAGCGTACCGATGGGCTAAACCTCATCGATGAATTTAAATCGGCCAGCGAGAAGAATGTCTATGTGACCACCGCCGAAGAGTTGGCTGCCGTGGATGTCACCAAAACCGATCGCCTCCTGGGTCTCTTTAACGACGATCACCTGCAGTACCTCATGGAGACCACAGTGGAGAGCAGCCAGCCCACTTTGGAGCAGATGACCCGCAAGGCCATCGAGTACATGAGCCAGAACGAGCAGGGTTACTTCCTCTTCATCGAGGGCGGTCGCATCGACCAGGCCCACCACATCAACCAGGCGCGAATGGCTCTGAACGAAACCATCGAGTTCTCCAAGGCTATTGCTGCCGCCCAGGAACTGACTAGCGAGGATGACACCTTGCTAGTGGTCACCGCCGACCACTCACATGTTTTCACCTACGCAGGATACTCG taCCGTGGAGCAGATGTATTTGGAAAGACCCCCGCAAATGGACACGATGGCAAGCCGTACATGGTGCTGAGCTACGCCAACGGACCGAGTTACGAGAACTTCTACGACGCGGAGACGAAGGAGCGGAAGGATCCCACCACGGTTGTGAAGGGAGCCCACGACGATGAGTTTCCCTCGGGAGTGCCCATCGACATGGACTCCCACGGAGGCGACGATGTGCCCGTCTACGCGTTGGGTCCCTGGGCGCACCTGTTCACCGGAGTCTACGAGCAGAGCACCATTCCGCACCTGATGGCCTACGCATCCTGTGTGGGCGAGGGTCATACCATGTGCAAGTAG
- the LOC120452020 gene encoding uncharacterized protein LOC120452020, producing MSCNEKTALLASQQGHQKRQQQHIIVVPATEKDSKDYEPIFTTADYSYGLTLEELLPFALDPWWQTVRRLSCGVLGLTFLLTLIAGLVMAFSGSVCQPNRAISGNATMTTMATPLSLALNGSQLLMASS from the exons ATGTCCTGCAATGAGAAAACAGCGCTTCTGGCATCGCAACAAGGACATCagaagcggcagcaacagcacatCATTGTCGTGCCCGCGACGGAGAAGGACTCAAAGGATTATGAGCCCATTTTCACAACTGCTGA CTATTCCTACGGTCTGACGCTCGAGGAGCTTCTGCCCTTCGCTCTGGATCCCTGGTGGCAAACCGTGCGACGCCTCAGCTGCGGGGTCCTGGGCCTGACTTTCCTGCTGACCCTGATTGCTGGTCTGGTTATGGCCTTCTCCGGCAGTGTCTGTCAGCCGAATAGAGCAATTAGTGGAAACGCGACCATGACAACGATGGCCACGCCACTATCCTTGGCTCTCAACGGCTCGCAGCTGCTGATGGCCAGTTCCTAA
- the LOC120452901 gene encoding ralA-binding protein 1 isoform X2: MDFDSPEEKEFPGLYASEAADAKSRKSKEESDFSEDHEHSKKDLLIGRRKDKKEKGKDRGYAALEGESSPEEELDTNPTKSKKSKTFKFTSSKSKEKREKSRDKSEKDSKHAEEEPSVSHKVKEKERDKDKDRDEPKKKEKEEKRKEKDKKADKKDKKDKKSKQLSQQQDDASAAEEVLALGYPVFGVSVSLATERSRCHDGVDIPLVVRDCIDFLQDHLKCEQIYKIEPIKTRLMHFKRLYNNREHDSAVDELNLPTACSLLKLFLRELPEPLLTTDLVARFEEVASHPKVTTQQAELQQLLEQLPKCNRTLLAWVLLHFDAVIQQERHNKLNAQSLAMLLSPTLQMSHRLMVALLCHCNSLFADVKLIRYVPPLTSASPKLPDSPQDIQTELRKQDSLLSQIHSEMNAGFITKKREEQLWEVQRIITQLKRKLRTFERRQEKTAGELDNSSCAPPTVASEDTTDSKPAVTPAVSTNNSICQEEPNTDSVSSKDAPNDFTIDPGTGFILLPKSNPHRENLLRLQIEYDELMEWQNELKARIVAERNEVYRLKQLYEQQSINSQMASLAAGSQAPPESDYERIIEHYTRENALLEHKKNMLGMELKEERRACIALQVELRLQQF; encoded by the exons ATGGATTTCGACAGTCCCGAGGAGAAGGAGTTTCCCGGGCTGTACGCCTCCGAGGCAGCGGATGCTAAGTCGAGGAAGAGCAAGGAAGAGAGCGACT TTAGTGAGGATCACGAGCATAGTAAGAAAGACTTGTTGATCGGCCGGCGCAAGGACAAGAAGGAAAAGGGCAAGGATCGGGGATACGCCGCTCTGGAGGGCGAGAGCTCGCCGGAGGAAGAGTTGGACACCAA TCCCACCAAGTCGAAAAAGTCAAAGACCTTTAAGTTCACCAGCTCCAAGAGCAAGGAGAAGCGCGAAAAGTCACGTGACAAGTCCGAAAAGGACTCAAAGCACGCAGAAGAGGAGCCTTCCGTCTCCCACAAGGTCAAGGAGAAAGAACGGGATAAGGACAAGGACCGTGATGAGCCtaagaaaaaggaaaaggaggaaaagCGCAAGGAAAAGGACAAGAAGGCTGACAAGAAGGACAAAAAGGATAAGAAGAGCAAACAGCTGTCGCAGCAGCAGGACGACGCCTCCGCCGCGGAGGAAGTGCTGGCACTTGGATATCCCGTCTTCGGGGTGTCCGTAAGCTTGGCCACCGAACGATCCCGCTGCCACGACGGCGTGGACATTCCTCTGGTTGTGCGCGACTGCATTGATTTCCTGCAGGATCACCTGAAGTGTGAGCAGATCTACAAGATTGAGCCCATCAAGACGCGTCTGATGCACTTTAAGCGGTTGTACAACAACCGGGAGCACGACTCCGCCGTCGATGAGCTCAACCTGCCTACCGCCTGCAGTCTGCTGAAGCTCTTCCTGCGCGAACTGCCGGAGCCACTGCTGACCACCGATTTGGTGGCCCGCTTTGAGGAGGTAGCCTCTCATCCGAAGGTGACCACGCAGCAGGcagagctgcagcagctgctcgaACAATTGCCAAAGTGCAACCGCACTCTGTTGGCGTGGGTACTACTCCACTTCGACGCGGTGATCCAGCAGGAAAGGCACAACAAGCTCAACGCCCAGTCGCTAGCAATGCTGCTCAGCCCTACGCTCCAGATGTCCCACCGACTAATGGTGGCTCTACTTTGCCACTGCAACAGCTTGTTTGCGGACGTCAAGCTGATAAG GTATGTGCCCCCGCTCACATCGGCTAGCCCAAAGCTGCCGGATTCGCCGCAGGACATCCAGACGGAGTTGCGAAAGCAGGACAGTCTCCTGTCCCAGATCCACAGCGAAATGAACGCAGGGTTCATTACTAAGAAACGCGAGGAGCAGCTGTGGGAAGTGCAGCGCATCATTACCCAGCTGAAGCGGAAATTGCGCACTTTTGAGAGGAGACAGGAAAAGACGGCTGGGGAATTAGACAACAGCAGCTGTGCTCCGCCCACGGTAGCCAGTGAAGATACCACTGATTCCAAACCTGCAGTAACTCCGGCCGTATCTACGAACAACAGTATTTGCCAGGAAGAGCCAAATACCGATTCGGTATCCTCGAAAGATGCTCCCAACGATTTTACTATTGATCCGGGCACAGGCTTTATTTTGCTCCCCAAGTCAAATCCGCACCGCGAAAATTTGCTTAGGCTTCAAATCGAATATGACGAGCTGATGGAATGGCAGAACGAGCTAAAAGCACGTATCGTCGCTGAGCGCAACGAAGTCTACAGGCTTAAGCAGCTGTACGAGCAGCAGTCAATAAACAGCCAAATGGCCTCCTTGGCCGCGGGATCTCAGGCTCCCCCGGAATCCGACTATGAGCGGATAATCGAGCATTACACACGAGAAAATGCTTTGCTAGAGCACAAGAAAAATATGCTTGGCATGGAACTAAAGGAGGAACGACGGGCTTGTATTGCTCTACAAGTGGAGCTTCGACTCCAGCAGTTTTAA
- the LOC120452901 gene encoding ralA-binding protein 1 isoform X1, producing MDFDSPEEKEFPGLYASEAADAKSRKSKEESDFSEDHEHSKKDLLIGRRKDKKEKGKDRGYAALEGESSPEEELDTKSPTKSKKSKTFKFTSSKSKEKREKSRDKSEKDSKHAEEEPSVSHKVKEKERDKDKDRDEPKKKEKEEKRKEKDKKADKKDKKDKKSKQLSQQQDDASAAEEVLALGYPVFGVSVSLATERSRCHDGVDIPLVVRDCIDFLQDHLKCEQIYKIEPIKTRLMHFKRLYNNREHDSAVDELNLPTACSLLKLFLRELPEPLLTTDLVARFEEVASHPKVTTQQAELQQLLEQLPKCNRTLLAWVLLHFDAVIQQERHNKLNAQSLAMLLSPTLQMSHRLMVALLCHCNSLFADVKLIRYVPPLTSASPKLPDSPQDIQTELRKQDSLLSQIHSEMNAGFITKKREEQLWEVQRIITQLKRKLRTFERRQEKTAGELDNSSCAPPTVASEDTTDSKPAVTPAVSTNNSICQEEPNTDSVSSKDAPNDFTIDPGTGFILLPKSNPHRENLLRLQIEYDELMEWQNELKARIVAERNEVYRLKQLYEQQSINSQMASLAAGSQAPPESDYERIIEHYTRENALLEHKKNMLGMELKEERRACIALQVELRLQQF from the exons ATGGATTTCGACAGTCCCGAGGAGAAGGAGTTTCCCGGGCTGTACGCCTCCGAGGCAGCGGATGCTAAGTCGAGGAAGAGCAAGGAAGAGAGCGACT TTAGTGAGGATCACGAGCATAGTAAGAAAGACTTGTTGATCGGCCGGCGCAAGGACAAGAAGGAAAAGGGCAAGGATCGGGGATACGCCGCTCTGGAGGGCGAGAGCTCGCCGGAGGAAGAGTTGGACACCAA AAGTCCCACCAAGTCGAAAAAGTCAAAGACCTTTAAGTTCACCAGCTCCAAGAGCAAGGAGAAGCGCGAAAAGTCACGTGACAAGTCCGAAAAGGACTCAAAGCACGCAGAAGAGGAGCCTTCCGTCTCCCACAAGGTCAAGGAGAAAGAACGGGATAAGGACAAGGACCGTGATGAGCCtaagaaaaaggaaaaggaggaaaagCGCAAGGAAAAGGACAAGAAGGCTGACAAGAAGGACAAAAAGGATAAGAAGAGCAAACAGCTGTCGCAGCAGCAGGACGACGCCTCCGCCGCGGAGGAAGTGCTGGCACTTGGATATCCCGTCTTCGGGGTGTCCGTAAGCTTGGCCACCGAACGATCCCGCTGCCACGACGGCGTGGACATTCCTCTGGTTGTGCGCGACTGCATTGATTTCCTGCAGGATCACCTGAAGTGTGAGCAGATCTACAAGATTGAGCCCATCAAGACGCGTCTGATGCACTTTAAGCGGTTGTACAACAACCGGGAGCACGACTCCGCCGTCGATGAGCTCAACCTGCCTACCGCCTGCAGTCTGCTGAAGCTCTTCCTGCGCGAACTGCCGGAGCCACTGCTGACCACCGATTTGGTGGCCCGCTTTGAGGAGGTAGCCTCTCATCCGAAGGTGACCACGCAGCAGGcagagctgcagcagctgctcgaACAATTGCCAAAGTGCAACCGCACTCTGTTGGCGTGGGTACTACTCCACTTCGACGCGGTGATCCAGCAGGAAAGGCACAACAAGCTCAACGCCCAGTCGCTAGCAATGCTGCTCAGCCCTACGCTCCAGATGTCCCACCGACTAATGGTGGCTCTACTTTGCCACTGCAACAGCTTGTTTGCGGACGTCAAGCTGATAAG GTATGTGCCCCCGCTCACATCGGCTAGCCCAAAGCTGCCGGATTCGCCGCAGGACATCCAGACGGAGTTGCGAAAGCAGGACAGTCTCCTGTCCCAGATCCACAGCGAAATGAACGCAGGGTTCATTACTAAGAAACGCGAGGAGCAGCTGTGGGAAGTGCAGCGCATCATTACCCAGCTGAAGCGGAAATTGCGCACTTTTGAGAGGAGACAGGAAAAGACGGCTGGGGAATTAGACAACAGCAGCTGTGCTCCGCCCACGGTAGCCAGTGAAGATACCACTGATTCCAAACCTGCAGTAACTCCGGCCGTATCTACGAACAACAGTATTTGCCAGGAAGAGCCAAATACCGATTCGGTATCCTCGAAAGATGCTCCCAACGATTTTACTATTGATCCGGGCACAGGCTTTATTTTGCTCCCCAAGTCAAATCCGCACCGCGAAAATTTGCTTAGGCTTCAAATCGAATATGACGAGCTGATGGAATGGCAGAACGAGCTAAAAGCACGTATCGTCGCTGAGCGCAACGAAGTCTACAGGCTTAAGCAGCTGTACGAGCAGCAGTCAATAAACAGCCAAATGGCCTCCTTGGCCGCGGGATCTCAGGCTCCCCCGGAATCCGACTATGAGCGGATAATCGAGCATTACACACGAGAAAATGCTTTGCTAGAGCACAAGAAAAATATGCTTGGCATGGAACTAAAGGAGGAACGACGGGCTTGTATTGCTCTACAAGTGGAGCTTCGACTCCAGCAGTTTTAA
- the LOC120453690 gene encoding uncharacterized protein LOC120453690, which translates to MKLSAVLLAIALLAISLVQCFGLPDPSTKCVMECDTQEYRSICAADDKGSTKTYRNLCVMKTENCLQNANFQKISDKECP; encoded by the exons ATGAAGCTCTCAGCAGTATTGTTGGCCA TTGCGCTGCTTGCCATCTCGCTGGTCCAGTGCTTTGGCCTGCCCGATCCCAGCACCAAGTGCGTCATGGAGTGCGACACGCAGGAGTACCGATCCATTTGTGCTGCGGACGACAAGGGCTCCACCAAGACCTATCGCAATCTGTGCGTCATGAAGACGGAAAATTGCCTCCAGAATGCAA ACTTTCAAAAGATCAGCGACAAGGAGTGTCCGTAG